The Streptococcus oralis region CAACAACGACCCACAAAACCCTTCGTGGACCGCGTGGTGGCTTGATTTTGACAAATGATGAGGACCTAGCTAAGAAAATCAATTCTGCTATTTTCCCAGGTATTCAGGGTGGTCCTTTGGAGCATGTTGTGGCTGCTAAGGCGGTTTCCTTCAAAGAAGTTTTGGATCCGGCCTTTAAGGAATATGCTGCCAATGTTATCAAGAACAGCAAGGCTATGGCTAGTGTCTTCTTGCAAGACCCTGATTTCCGTATCATTTCTGGTGGTACTGAAAATCACCTCTTCCTTGTTGATGTGACTAAGGTTGTTGAAAACGGAAAAGTGGCTCAAAACTTGCTGGATGAAGTTAATATTACCCTAAATAAAAATTCAATCCCTTACGAAACTTTGTCACCATTCAAGACAAGTGGAATTCGTATCGGAGCAGCAGCCATCACTGCACGCGGATTTGGTGAAGAAGAAAGCCGTAAAGTGGCTGAACTCATCATTAAAACCCTTAAGAATGCAGAAAATGAGGCTGTCTTAGAAGAAGTGAGAAGTGAAGTCAAAGCGTTGACAGATGCCTTCCCACTATACGAGGACTAATACTTTTATGGACATTTATATTAAGAAAGCTATTATCCATCAGTTCAGCCCGGATGATACCGAGCTGTTTCTAGCGGATAAGTTTCTCAATATCACTCCAAAAATCGAGGAATACCTACGTAAAAAAATCGAACGCGTGTATTCAGATGAAGCCAAGACTGGGATTTTCGAAGAAGAAAATCCCTTCTTCAATCACATCACAGATGATTTGTTGGAGACATCAGTAACCCTGGCGAATCTTTGGAAAGAGGAATTCAGTATTTCAGAAAATCTCAAGACCAATGACTTGGTTTTTGTTCAGTTTTCTAAAGAAGGCGTGGAACATTTCGCTTTCTTGCGAATTGCTCTACGGGAAACCTTGACCCACCTTGGGGGAGAAGTTGATAATCCAATCAAGCTAACTCAGAATAACTTGCCTGGATTTGGAACGGGGGCTGATGAGGCCTTGGTCGTCAATCTTCAAAGTCGCAAGTACCACCTGATAGAAAAACGCATCAAGTACAATGGGACTTTTTTGAACTATTTTTCAGAAAATCTCCTAGCTGTCGCACCTAAGATCTCTCCCAAGAAATCCATCAAGGAACTGGAGAAAACAGCCCAGAAAATTGCTGAGTCCTTTAACACAGATGATTTTCAGTTTCAATCCAAGGTCAAATCAGCGATTTTCAACAATCTTGAAGAAAACAATGAGTTGTCTCCT contains the following coding sequences:
- a CDS encoding nucleoid-associated protein — its product is MDIYIKKAIIHQFSPDDTELFLADKFLNITPKIEEYLRKKIERVYSDEAKTGIFEEENPFFNHITDDLLETSVTLANLWKEEFSISENLKTNDLVFVQFSKEGVEHFAFLRIALRETLTHLGGEVDNPIKLTQNNLPGFGTGADEALVVNLQSRKYHLIEKRIKYNGTFLNYFSENLLAVAPKISPKKSIKELEKTAQKIAESFNTDDFQFQSKVKSAIFNNLEENNELSPEKLANDLFDNNLTARLSFIDQVKEAVPEPVQFDEIDASRQLKKFENQKLSLSNGIELIVPNNVYQDAESVEFIQNDNGTYSILIKNIEDIQSK